The genomic segment CGACGCGACGTGGGTGCTGTAGACGAACTGCGTGAGGACCGTCCCCGCGATGAGCGTGAGGCCGCCGCCGACGAGGAGCAGTCGGAGGGGCGACCGGACGCCGCCGGTGTAGACGAGGGCCGTCAGCGCGGTGGCGGCCACGACGGCGGTGCCGACGGCGTGGGCCGCGAGGACGACGGCGGTTCGCCGGGGCGCTTCGACGACGGTGAGCGCGGCGGTCCGGAGTCCCGCGCGCAGGCCCGGTCGGAGTTCCTCGCGGTCGAGGAGTGGGCCGACGGCCGGCGGGAGGAGGGACCACGCGAGGAGTGCGCCGCCGGCGACGCCGACGACGGGGAGGTAGACGACGAACCCGGCGGGGAGGTGTTCGCCCACCGCCGCGTAGACGAGGTAGCGAACCGCCGTGTCGCCGACGAGGAACAGACCCGTCCCGACGACGACGGCGAGGAGGTGGCCGACGGCGGCGAACGCAAGGAGCGACGGCCACCGCGCGCCGACCGTCGCCGGGAACGCGACCCACGGCGACTCCTCGTCGGCGGCGGCGGCGCGGACGACGGGGAACGCGCCGCCGAGGACGAGGACGCCGAGGAACGGCGGGAGGAGGACGGCCGAGAGCGGGTTCGCGACGACGCCGACGGCGACGCGAGCGACGAATTCGAGCGTCAGTGCGGCGGCGACGACGCAGAACACCCCGGGGCGGTTCAGCCCCAGACGGACGCCGGTGCGGAGGGCAGCGGACACGACTCACTCTGCTCGGAGGACCGTGAAAAGTGATTTTGCTCGCGGCGAGGAGTTAGCACTCGGATGTCAGATTCGGGCGACGCGGCGGCGACGGCGGGGTCGAACGCTCGTCGGGCCGCGTTCAGTCCGTCAGTTCGTCGACGACCCGGTCGTGAAGCGTCTCGCGGGCGCGGTGACTCGACTCGGCGTCGGTGACGACTTCCACGACGTGCGACCCCTCGCTCCGCGTCGCCGTCTCGTACGCCTCGCGGAAGCCCGCCCGGTCGCCGCCCTCGACGCGGGCGAACGAGAGGCCGTACAGGTCCGCGCTCGGTTCGAAGTCCAGTCCGTGCGGCGTCTTGAACTGCGAGGTGAACGGCGGGTCGAACTGTTCGATGGGGAGCATGTGGAAGATGCCGCCGCCGTCGTTGTTGACGACGACGATGGTCGCGTCCACCTCCGAGCGACCGACGGCGAGGAGGCCGTTCATGTCGTGGTAGTACGCCAGGTCGCCGGTGACGAGGGTCAGGTCGTCCGTCGTCGCCGACCCCGCGCCGAGGGCGGTGGAGACGATGCCGTCGATGCCGGACGCGCCGCGGTTGCCGAGGACGGTCAGGTTCTTCGTGCTCGGCGGGCAGAACCGGTCGGCGTCCCTGACGGGCATCGAGTTCGAGACGAAGACGGTCGCCGGGTCGGGCGCGAGTTCGAACACGTCGGCGAGGACGCGGCCCTCGCAGAACGCGTCGCTCTCGTCGAGGACCGACTCGTGGGTCGCGTCGGCGTCCGTCCACCGACTCCGCCAGTCGGGGTCGCCGGGGCCGGCGAGGAGGCGGGAGAGACGGCCCATCAGGCGCGAGGGTTCGGCGACGACGAGGTCGGTCGCGGTGAACTCCGCCTCGCGCCACCCCGCGGCGGGGTCGACGACGAGTTGCGCCGCGTCGACGCGGGCGAGGTACTTTCTGAGCGGTTTCGACGTGGGCGAGGCGCCGAACCGGACCACCACGTCGGGGTCGGGCCACGACGCGGTCACCGCGGGGTCGAGGAAGTCGTCGTAGCCGCCGACGACGGGCGCGACGCGGACGTGTCCGCCGTAGCGGGCGCCCGAGAGTGGGTCCGCGAGAATCGGGAAGCCGGTGGCGTGGGCGAACGCCGCCACCGCCTCGCTCTCGACGCCGGGGGCGTCCGCGGGGCCGGCGACGACGAGGCCGCGGGGGACCGAGAGGCGGTCCGCCAGGTCGCGGAGGGCGTCGTCGTCCAACTCCGGCACGCCCGCGGTCCGCGCGACGAACGCGTCCTCGCGCCCCTCGGCCGCCAGTTCGGGCAGGTCGTCGGGCACGTCGCCCGCCACCTCGACCGGTTCGAGGGGCTTGCGGAACGGGACGTTGAGGTGGACCGGTCCCGCCGGCGTCCCCGTCGCCTTCGTCAGGGCGCGCGCCGCCGTCGTCCGGAGCGACCGGAGTTTCCGCGGCGTCGCCTCCGGTTCGGCGAGGTCCCGGTA from the Halogeometricum rufum genome contains:
- the menD gene encoding 2-succinyl-5-enolpyruvyl-6-hydroxy-3-cyclohexene-1-carboxylic-acid synthase, with product MTEPNRNTLWARSLVDELAKAGVDAVCITPGSRSTPLTEAFARHDDVHVFSHLDERSAAFFALGRARRTGDVTPLVCTSGTAAANYHPAIVEASQARVPMLVLTADRPPEIRDSGANQTIDQEKLYGDAVRWYRDLAEPEATPRKLRSLRTTAARALTKATGTPAGPVHLNVPFRKPLEPVEVAGDVPDDLPELAAEGREDAFVARTAGVPELDDDALRDLADRLSVPRGLVVAGPADAPGVESEAVAAFAHATGFPILADPLSGARYGGHVRVAPVVGGYDDFLDPAVTASWPDPDVVVRFGASPTSKPLRKYLARVDAAQLVVDPAAGWREAEFTATDLVVAEPSRLMGRLSRLLAGPGDPDWRSRWTDADATHESVLDESDAFCEGRVLADVFELAPDPATVFVSNSMPVRDADRFCPPSTKNLTVLGNRGASGIDGIVSTALGAGSATTDDLTLVTGDLAYYHDMNGLLAVGRSEVDATIVVVNNDGGGIFHMLPIEQFDPPFTSQFKTPHGLDFEPSADLYGLSFARVEGGDRAGFREAYETATRSEGSHVVEVVTDAESSHRARETLHDRVVDELTD